Proteins from a genomic interval of Equus quagga isolate Etosha38 chromosome 13, UCLA_HA_Equagga_1.0, whole genome shotgun sequence:
- the CHST4 gene encoding carbohydrate sulfotransferase 4, with protein MILPKKVRPLLFLVSQMAILALFVHLYSHDFNSMSKKEEPEAKPTHVLLLSSWRSGSSFVGQLFGQHPDVFYLMEPAWHVWMSFTQSTAWRLHMAVRDLIRAVFLCDMSVFDAYMRPGPRLQSSLFLWESSRALCTPPACNISWDKSISISHDHCKLLCNQQPFEVVEKACRSYSHVVLKEVRFFNLQALYPLLRDPSLNLRIVHLVRDPRAVFRSREHTAGDLMIDSRIVLGQDWEKLKTEDRPYRVMQVICKSQLEIYKAVQSLPEALKQRYLLVRYEDLARDPLAQTARMYEYAGLKFLPQLQTWVYNITRGRGLGNNAFRTNARNAVNVSQAWRWSLPYGKVYRLQKVCRDTMNLLGYRLVRSEQEQRNLSLDLLSTWTPSKRVYQEG; from the coding sequence ATGATACTGCCAAAAAAAGTGAGGCCACTGCTGTTCCTGGTTTCCCAGATGGCCATCTTAGCTCTATTCGTCCATTTGTACAGCCACGACTTCAACTCCATGTCCAAGAAGGAGGAGCCGGAGGCCAAGCCCACGCACGTGCTCCTGCTGTCTTCCTGGCGCTCTGGCTCTTCCTTTGTGGGCCAGCTTTTTGGGCAGCACCCGGATGTCTTCTACCTGATGGAGCCCGCCTGGCACGTCTGGATGAGCTTCACACAAAGCACGGCCTGGAGGTTGCATATGGCGGTGCGGGATCTGATACGTGCCGTCTTTCTGTGTGACATGAGTGTCTTTGATGCTTACATGAGACCTGGTCCCCGACTACAGTCCAGCCTCTTTCTGTGGGAAAGCAGCCGGGCCCTGTGTACCCCACCTGCCTGCAACATCTCGTGGGATAAGAGCATAAGCATATCCCATGATCACTGCAAGCTTCTGTGCAATCAACAGCCCTTTGAGGTGGTGGAGAAGGCCTGCCGCTCCTACAGCCACGTGGTGCTCAAGGAGGTGCGCTTCTTTAACCTGCAGGCGCTCTACCCACTGCTGAGAGACCCTTCCCTCAATCTGCGCATCGTGCACCTGGTCCGGGACCCCCGGGCAGTGTTCCGGTCCCGAGAACACACCGCAGGGGACCTCATGATCGATAGCCGCATAGTGCTGGGGCAGGATTGGGAGAAACTCAAGACGGAGGACCGACCCTACCGTGTAATGCAGGTCATCTGCAAAAGCCAGCTGGAGATCTACAAGGCTGTGCAGTCCTTGCCTGAAGCCCTGAAGCAGCGCTACCTGCTCGTGCGCTACGAGGACCTGGCCCGGGACCCCCTGGCCCAGACTGCCCGAATGTATGAATACGCAGGGTTGAAATTCTTGCCCCAGCTCCAGACCTGGGTGTACAACATCACTCGAGGCCGGGGCCTGGGTAACAATGCCTTCCGTACAAATGCCAGGAATGCCGTCAACGTCTCTCAGGCCTGGCGCTGGTCCTTGCCTTATGGCAAAGTTTACCGACTTCAGAAAGTCTGCAGGGATACCATGAATTTGCTGGGCTACCGCCTTGTCAGATCTGAGCAAGAGCAGAGAAACCTGTCACTGGACCTTCTGTCTACCTGGACCCCCTCCAAGCGAGTCTACCAAGAAGGTTGA